The genome window GCGATCATGTTAACGTCGACGAGCGGGATTGAAATTCTTATTCACGTTGGATTGAACAGTGTGTCGCTCAAAGGGAAATTTTTTGACGTGAAGGTTACTACAGGACAAGAAGTGAAGAAGGGTGATCTGCTGTTGGCGTTCGACCTGGATGGCATCCGGGATGCTGGGGTTAATCCGGTCACACCGGTCATCGTAACCAATACACCAGATTACCTTGATGTGGTACCTGTTCAGGTGAAGGGGGTGATTCTGATGAATGAATTGCTTCTCCTCACTGTTCGCTAACAGCTGTATGAAGGCGTACTTTTTTTAAAAGGACTTACGAGCAATATAAAACAACTTTGTACTCACCCAAAAAAGGAGAGAAACCACATGACAAAAACAATTAAACACTCATTTCCTAAAGGATTCTTATGGGGAGGAGCTACCGCGGCCAATCAGCTCGAAGGGGCCTATGACGCAGATGGCAAAGGACTTTCTACTTCAGATATGGCGCCTTATATCCCTCATGAAGAGCGTAACGGGAAAGATTTCACTTTCGACGTGGATTCGGTTCAGCTAGAACAATATCTAAGTGGTAACTCAGGCGTCTATTTCCCCAAACGGAATGGCGTAGATTTCTATCATCGCTATCAAGAAGACATCGCACTGTTTGCAGAGATGGGATTCAAGGTATTCCGACTTTCCATCGCGTGGACACGCATCTTCCCGACAGGAGAGGAGGAAGCTCCTAATGAAGCTGGTCTGGCATTCTATGACAACGTACTGGACGAGCTGCTGAAATACGGGATTGAACCGCTCGTAACGATCTCACACTACGAAATGCCCGTAGAATTAACCCGTAAATACAACGGTTGGGAAAGCCGTGAGATGATCGATCTGTATCTGAAATTTGCCAACACGCTGTTTGACCGTTACAAAGATAAAGTGAAATACTGGATTACCTTCAATGAAATGAATATGATGCTGACAAGTCTGTACACTGGCGGCGGTATTCTGGAAGATAAAATTAAGGGGACACCGGAGCAGGTAGCCTATCAGGCAACTCACCATCAATTTGTAGCAAGCTCACTGGCTGTCAAAAGTGGTAAAGAGAAGATGCCAAATGCTCAGATTGGCTGCATGATCTGTCGTCTGGAAACGTATGCTGCTTCTAGTAAACCGGAAGATGTGTTGCAGACGATGAAGGAAGATCAGATGAACCTGTTCTACCCAGAGGTGCAGGCAAGAGGCGAATATCCATCCTACATGCAAAGATATTTTGAGGAAAACGGCATTGAACTGGTTAAAGCTCCTGACGACGATGCCATTATTCGGGAAAATACCGTGGACTTTATTGCTTTCAGTTATTACATGACGTATATCGGAAAATATGACCCGAATGACAACAGCAACTCGGGTATGCTGGTAAGTCAGATCAAAAACCCTCATCTGAAAGCTACCGAATGGGGATGGCCTATCGATCCAATTGGTCTTCGCGTCGCGCTGAACCGATTGTATGATCGTTACCGGATGCCACTCTTCATCGTTGAGAACGGGCTGGGTGCTACCGACACACTGAAAGAGGATGGAACAGTGCATGACCCTTATCGCATCAATTACTTGCGCAGCCACATTGAGCAGATGAAAGAAGCTGTCGCTGACGGTGTAGAATTGATGGGATTCACGAGCTGGGGACCTATAGATATCATTAGCTGTTCAACCTCAGAGATGGGTAAACGTTACGGATTTATCTACGTGGATCAGGACAATGCAGGACACGGTTCATTGGAAAGGACCCGCAAGGATTCCTTCTACTGGTACAAACAAGTTATTGAAACGAACGGAGAAACCCTGTAATCATAAAAATTCTTACACGCCGCCCACATGGGCGGTCTTTATTTTGCACTAGTAAAATTAGGAATAATTATGTAGAATTGCGATATTAAAACAAAAGGAGTGAATTCAATGTCTAACAAGGTGATTGTGCTTTAGGTTCACAAAAGGATATTTGCGTTACAGAGATTCCTTTTGTGAACATTGCAGTACGGGAAACCGTCCCAACAATGTTTACTGGAGGAGATCATTATTAAATTTAACGAGGTTGTTAACATTAGCAATACACATGTACTGTCGGTGGTAACCGAGTTGTTTCATCTGGAGGGG of Paenibacillus sp. FSL R5-0517 contains these proteins:
- a CDS encoding family 1 glycosylhydrolase, giving the protein MTKTIKHSFPKGFLWGGATAANQLEGAYDADGKGLSTSDMAPYIPHEERNGKDFTFDVDSVQLEQYLSGNSGVYFPKRNGVDFYHRYQEDIALFAEMGFKVFRLSIAWTRIFPTGEEEAPNEAGLAFYDNVLDELLKYGIEPLVTISHYEMPVELTRKYNGWESREMIDLYLKFANTLFDRYKDKVKYWITFNEMNMMLTSLYTGGGILEDKIKGTPEQVAYQATHHQFVASSLAVKSGKEKMPNAQIGCMICRLETYAASSKPEDVLQTMKEDQMNLFYPEVQARGEYPSYMQRYFEENGIELVKAPDDDAIIRENTVDFIAFSYYMTYIGKYDPNDNSNSGMLVSQIKNPHLKATEWGWPIDPIGLRVALNRLYDRYRMPLFIVENGLGATDTLKEDGTVHDPYRINYLRSHIEQMKEAVADGVELMGFTSWGPIDIISCSTSEMGKRYGFIYVDQDNAGHGSLERTRKDSFYWYKQVIETNGETL